The following coding sequences are from one Odontesthes bonariensis isolate fOdoBon6 chromosome 10, fOdoBon6.hap1, whole genome shotgun sequence window:
- the kdm5bb gene encoding lysine-specific demethylase 5B-B isoform X2 — protein MSSPSFHRVETMSHPRPDEFKPPPECPVFEPSWEEFRDPYAFINKIRPIAEKTGICKVRPPPDWQPPFACDVDKLHFVPRIQRLNELEAQTRVKLNFLDQIAKFWDLQGCALKIPHVERKILDLYRLNKLVADDGGFDIVCQERRWTKIAQQMGYAPGKAVGSHLRGHYERILYPYNLFLSGANLLAPDPASKLMRLEADPELEKCVQKPAQKPVQPAETADNMEHKLQDQVQRQPAPVPDTCPNSRRAKRMKCEATCVKTEPGETGESKPNLRRRMGSFVVKTEPGQNQEGDTNNTDSKAEKQIPIPVKQESTEIKEPIIEAEKSKSRYKKMIPPVPSSSVDLVICLVCGSGGDEDRLLLCDGCDDSYHTFCLIPPLHDVPRGDWRCPKCLAQVMIKSKECNKPHEAFGFEQAYRDYSLRAFGQMADAFKSDYFNMPVHMVPTELVEKEFWRLVGAIEEDVTVEYGADIASKEFGSGFPIPNGDFKVSPADEKYLKCGWNLNNLAMMNPSVLTHVTADICGMTLPWLYVGMCFSSFCWHIEDHWSYSINYLHWGEPKTWYGAPGFAAEQLEEVMKKLAPELFESQPDLLHQLVTIMNPNTLMAHGVPIYRTNQCAGEFVITFPRAYHSGFNQGFNFAEAVNFCTVDWMPLGRQCVDHYRMLHRYNVFSHDEMVCNMAAKAGTLNMVLASAVYKDMVLMIQGEKELREKVKKMGVLLWKEAKYDHLQDDERQCAKCRTTCYLSAITCPCNPGVLVCLHHISSLCSCPVTNYTLNYRYALDDLFPMMNAVKQRAQLYDEWACRVAETLEAKLEKKKGLPVFRSLLSESESKLFPDNDLLRRLRLVTQDAEKCASVAQQLLNGKKQTRYRCGSGKSRSQLTVEELSSFVRQLYNLSCSLPQAPMLKELLNRIEDFQQHSEKVLADEAPSVAEIQSLLDVSFDFDVDLRELPQLRVRLEQARWLEGVQQASSQPATLTLETMRRLIDQGVGLAPHPSVEKAMARLQEQLTMSEHWEDKASSLLKARPPHSIETLSAAAEKTSGIPAYLPNCLLLKDTIRKAREWLQEAEELQASGGGLRVDSLSDMVLRGQAIQVHLEPLDRLESLMVDVQKWKESAAATFLEKDSALTLLEVLCPRLEAGNAGSSKRKAKKGKESPKCNKKKTARLNSVSDVEKALSENKDSTSANATLEELRAREMETFSNLRAANESKLLPTADCMDLKVCFCQKAPMGAMLQCELCRDAFHSVCVRDPSDSCETQPWLCPHCQRSEKPPLSKVLSLLASLQCIEVRLPEGDALNYLVERTLNWQQRAQQISQSCNLPELEERPGTPPTLTHWVSGCDNTHNNTQAPCLTPEWNRTSHAQTVFYTEQRCIPLQGLSQELEELMVEGLLLQVSLPQVQSLYHVLLDRASSQHTNRCMSPPQEEDTDSDKHTQFISQGTNLPLNQDGTSSTRETVTGSERKAKRHHEREGLDAERRGKDKKHSHKRQRMNKKKPQRRAASTSSSPRSDFSQSDDSDEEMAVCPAESCQLPEGDEVDWVQCDGSCNQWFHQVCVGVTAEMAEKEDYICVTCALNDVHVK, from the exons ATGTCCAGTCCAAGCTTCCACCGGGTCGAAACGATGAGCCACCCTCGACCGGACGAGTTCAAGCCTCCTCCGGAGTGCCCGGTCTTCGAGCCCAGCTGGGAAGAATTTCGAGATCCTTATGCTTTTATCAATAAGATTCGTCCCATCGCTGAGAAAACGGGAATTTGCAAAGTCCGTCCTCCTCCG GACTGGCAGCCTCCATTTGCATGTGATGTTGACAAACTTCACTTTGTTCCTCGGATCCAGAGGCTCAATGAGCTGGAG GCTCAGACCAGAGTCAAGCTCAACTTCTTGGACCAGATTGCCAAATTTTGGGATTTGCAGGGATGTGCCCTGAAGATTCCTCATGTGGAGAGGAAGATTTTGGATTTATATCGACTTAATAAG CTGGTAGCAGACGATGGTGGATTTGATATCGTGTGTCAGGAGCGGCGTTGGACCAAGATTGCACAACAAATGGGCTACGCTCCCGGCAAAGCCGTCGGCTCACACCTGCGAGGGCATTATGAGAGAATCCTCTATCCCTACAATCTGTTTCTGAGTGGAGCTAACCTGCTG GCACCAGATCCTGCTTCCAAACTGATGCGTTTGGAGGCTGATCCTGAACTTGAAAAG TGTGTTCAGAAGCCTGCTCAGAAGCCTGTCCAGCCCGCAGAGACCGCTGACAACATGGAGCACAAGCTGCAGGACcaggttcagaggcagcctGCCCCGGTGCCTGACACCTGCCCCAATTCTCGCAGAGCCAAGCGCATGAAGTGTGAG GCCACCTGCGTGAAAACTGAACCAGGTGAGACGGGCGAGAGCAAGCCGAATCTGAGGCGAAGGATGGGCTCTTTCGTCGTCAAGACAGAACCAGGTCAGAATCAAGAGGGTGACACTAATAACACCGACAGCAAGGCTG AAAAACAGATTCCCATTCCAGTGAAACAGGAATCAACTGAAATTAAGGAACCAATAATTGAAGCTGAAAAGTCCAAGTCACGGTACAAGAAGATGATTCCCCCTGTTCCTTCAAGTTCA GTGGATCTGGTTATTTGTCTGGTGTGCGGCAGTGGGGGAGATGAAGACCGTCTGTTGCTGTGTGACGGCTGTGACGACAGCTACCACACCTTCTGTCTGATCCCTCCTCTGCACGACGTCCCCAGGGGAGACTGGAGGTGCCCCAAGTGTCTGGCTCAGGTGATGATAAAGAGCAAG GAATGCAACAAACCTCATGAGGCGTTCGGGTTTGAACAAGCATACAGAGACTACTCACTGCGTGCGTTTGGCCAAATGGCAGATGCATTTAAATCAGATTACTTCAACATGCCAGTTCAC atGGTACCCACAGAACTGGTAGAGAAAGAGTTTTGGCGTTTGGTCGGAGCCATCGAGGAGGACGTTACTGTAGAGTATGGAGCAGATATTGCCTCGAAGGAGTTTGGAAGCGGATTCCCCATTCCAAATGGAGATTTTAAGGTTTCCCCAGCAGATGAG AAATACCTCAAATGTGGCTGGAACCTCAACAACCTGGCCATGATGAACCCGTCGGTACTGACTCATGTAACGGCTGACATCTGTGGGATGACACTGCCGTGGCTTTATGTTGGCATGTGCTTCTCCTCCTTTTGCTGGCACATTGAGGATCACTGGAGCTACTCCATCAACTACCTGCACTG GGGTGAACCTAAAACCTGGTATGGAGCTCCAGGTTTTGCTGCAGAGCAGCTGGAGGAGGTGATGAAGAAACTGGCCCCAGAGCTGTTCGagtcccagcctgacctgctaCACCAGCTGGTCACCATCATGAACCCCAACACCCTGATGGCCCACGGAGTCCCA ATTTACAGAACAAACCAGTGTGCTGGTGAGTTTGTCATCACGTTTCCCAGAGCTTATCACAGTGGCTTCAATCAGGGCTTTAACTTCGCCGAGGCGGTCAACTTCTGCACCGTGGACTGG ATGCCTCTTGGCAGGCAGTGTGTCGACCACTACCGCATGCTGCACCGATATAACGTGTTCTCCCACGATGAGATGGTGTGCAACATGGCTGCGAAAGCAGGCACGCTCAACATGGTCTTGGCCTCAGCTGTCTACAAGGACATGGTCCTAATGATCCAAGGAGAaaaggaactaagggagaaagtgaagaaaatg GGCGTGTTGCTCTGGAAGGAGGCAAAATATGACCACCTTCAGGATGACGAGCGGCAGTGTGCCAAGTGCAGGACCACCTGCTACCTCTCTGCCATCACCTGTCCCTGCAACCCAGGAGTCCTGGTCTGCCTGCACCACATCAGCAGCCTCTGCTCCTGCCCCGTCACCAACTACACACTGAA TTACAGATACGCACTGGACGACCTGTTCCCCATGATGAATGCTGTGAAGCAGCGAGCTCAGCTGTATGATGAATGGGCCTGTCGTGTGGCGGAGACTTTAGAGGCGAAACTGGAAAAGAAGAAAG GCCTGCCAGTCTTTCGCTCCCTTCTCTCTGAGTCAGAGTCCAAGCTGTTCCCTGACAACGACCTGCTGCGGCGGCTGCGTCTGGTCACACAAGATGCAGAGAAGTGCGCCTCGGTGGCACAGCAGCTACTGAACGGCAAGAAGCAGACCAG GTATCGATGTGGTAGTGGGAAGTCACGGAGCCAACTGACGGTGGAGGAGCTCAGCTCATTTGTGAGGCAGCTTTATAACCTCTCCTGCAGCCTCCCTCAGGCACCCATGCTGAAA GAACTTCTGAATCGCATCGAAGACTTCCAGCAGCACAGTGAGAAAGTCCTGGCAGACGAAGCTCCGAGCGTAGCAGAGATTCAGAGCCTGTTAGATGTCAGCTTTGACTTTGACGTGGACCTGCGGGAGCTGCCTCAACTTAGAGTGAGGCTGGAGCAAGCACGGTGGCTGGAGGGGGTCCAGCAGGCCAGCTCCCAGCCTGCCACCCTCACCCTGGAGACCATGAGGAGGCTCATTGACCAGGGAGTGGGTTTGGCACCTCATCCATCTGTGGAAAAAGCCATGGCACGCCTTCAAGAGCAGCTTACCATGTCCGAGCACTGGGAGGATAAGGCGAGCAGTCTTCTTAAGGCCAG ACCACCACACTCCATAGAGACTCTCAGCGCTGCTGCTGAGAAGACATCTGGAATCCCTGCTTACCTCCCAAACTGTCTTCTCCTGAAAGACACCATCAGAAAAGCCCGTGAGTGGCTTCAAGAAGCTGAGGAACTTCAG GCCAGTGGTGGCGGACTGAGGGTGGACAGCCTCTCCGACATGGTGTTACGAGGGCAAGCCATTCAAGTCCACCTGGAGCCTTTAGACAGGCTGGAGTCGTTAATGGTGGATGTGCAGAAATGGAAGGAATCTGCAGCTGCAACTTTCCTTGAGAAAGATTCCGCTCTCACCTTACTAGAG GTCCTGTGTCCAAGATTGGAAGCTGGAAATGCAGGTTCTTCAAAGAGGAAGGCCAAGAAAGGGAAAGAATCGCCCAAatgtaacaaaaagaaaactgcaCGACTCAACTCTGTCAGTGATGTGGAAAAAGCGCTTTCAGAGAACAAGGATTCTACCTCTGCT AACGCAACTCTGGAGGAGCTGCGTGCGAGGGAGATGGAAACTTTCTCTAATCTCAGGGCAGCAAACGAGTCAAAGCTCCTTCCCACAGCAGACTGCATGGACCTCAAGGTGTGTTTCTGTCAGAAGGCACCCATGGGTGCCATGCTGCAGTGTGAACTCTGCAGGGATGCCTTCCACAGTGTGTGCGTCAGAGACCCATCAGACTCGTGTGAAACACAGCCATGGCTGTGTCCGCATTGCCAGCGATCAGAAAAGCCCCCGCTAAGCAAAGTCCTCTCCCTGCTAGCATCTCTGCAGTGCATAGAGGTGCGTCTGCCAGAGGGCGATGCCCTGAACTATCTGGTCGAGAGGACACTTAACTGGCAACAGCGAGCGCAGCAGATTTCACAGTCATGCAACCTACCAGAACTAGAAGAGAGGCCAGGAACCCCTCCCACACTAACCCACTGGGTGTCAGGCTGCGACAACACTCACAACAACACTCAG GCTCCTTGTTTGACACCAGAGTGGAATAGGACAAGCCATGCTCAGACGGTCTtctacacagagcagagatgCATCCCGCTGCAGG GCTTGAGTcaggagctggaggagctgaTGGTGGAGGGTCTCCTGCTGCAGGTGTCACTGCCACAGGTCCAGAGCCTCTACCACGTTTTATTGGACAGAGCCAGCAGCCAGCACACAAACAGATGCATGTCGCCACCACAGGAGGAGGACACAGACTCTGACAAACACACGCAGTTTATCTCTCAGGGAACAAATTTGCCACTGAACCAg GATGGCACCAGCAGCACAAGGGAAACAGTGACTGGCtcagaaagaaaagcaaagagGCATCACGAGAGGGAAGGATTAGATGCAGAGCGCAGGGGGAAGGACAAAAAGCACTCTCacaaaagacagaggatgaATAAGAAGAAGCCGCAGCGCAGGGCGGCTTCAACCTCGTCGTCCCCGCGCTCTGATTTCTCCCAGTCCGATGACTCTGACGAGGAAATGGCCGTTTGCCCAGCAGAGAGTTGTCAGCTGCCAGAGGGAGACGAG GTGGACTGGGTCCAGTGCGACGGCAGCTGCAACCAGTGGTTCCACCAAGTGTGCGTCGGTGTTACGGCGGAGATGGCGGAGAAGGAGGACTACATTTGTGTCACATGTGCACTGAACGATGTACATGTGAAATAA
- the kdm5bb gene encoding lysine-specific demethylase 5B-B isoform X9: MSSPSFHRVETMSHPRPDEFKPPPECPVFEPSWEEFRDPYAFINKIRPIAEKTGICKVRPPPDWQPPFACDVDKLHFVPRIQRLNELEAQTRVKLNFLDQIAKFWDLQGCALKIPHVERKILDLYRLNKLVADDGGFDIVCQERRWTKIAQQMGYAPGKAVGSHLRGHYERILYPYNLFLSGANLLCVQKPAQKPVQPAETADNMEHKLQDQVQRQPAPVPDTCPNSRRAKRMKCEATCVKTEPGETGESKPNLRRRMGSFVVKTEPEKQIPIPVKQESTEIKEPIIEAEKSKSRYKKMIPPVPSSSVDLVICLVCGSGGDEDRLLLCDGCDDSYHTFCLIPPLHDVPRGDWRCPKCLAQVMIKSKECNKPHEAFGFEQAYRDYSLRAFGQMADAFKSDYFNMPVHMVPTELVEKEFWRLVGAIEEDVTVEYGADIASKEFGSGFPIPNGDFKVSPADEKYLKCGWNLNNLAMMNPSVLTHVTADICGMTLPWLYVGMCFSSFCWHIEDHWSYSINYLHWGEPKTWYGAPGFAAEQLEEVMKKLAPELFESQPDLLHQLVTIMNPNTLMAHGVPIYRTNQCAGEFVITFPRAYHSGFNQGFNFAEAVNFCTVDWMPLGRQCVDHYRMLHRYNVFSHDEMVCNMAAKAGTLNMVLASAVYKDMVLMIQGEKELREKVKKMGVLLWKEAKYDHLQDDERQCAKCRTTCYLSAITCPCNPGVLVCLHHISSLCSCPVTNYTLNYRYALDDLFPMMNAVKQRAQLYDEWACRVAETLEAKLEKKKGLPVFRSLLSESESKLFPDNDLLRRLRLVTQDAEKCASVAQQLLNGKKQTRYRCGSGKSRSQLTVEELSSFVRQLYNLSCSLPQAPMLKELLNRIEDFQQHSEKVLADEAPSVAEIQSLLDVSFDFDVDLRELPQLRVRLEQARWLEGVQQASSQPATLTLETMRRLIDQGVGLAPHPSVEKAMARLQEQLTMSEHWEDKASSLLKARPPHSIETLSAAAEKTSGIPAYLPNCLLLKDTIRKAREWLQEAEELQASGGGLRVDSLSDMVLRGQAIQVHLEPLDRLESLMVDVQKWKESAAATFLEKDSALTLLEVLCPRLEAGNAGSSKRKAKKGKESPKCNKKKTARLNSVSDVEKALSENKDSTSANATLEELRAREMETFSNLRAANESKLLPTADCMDLKVCFCQKAPMGAMLQCELCRDAFHSVCVRDPSDSCETQPWLCPHCQRSEKPPLSKVLSLLASLQCIEVRLPEGDALNYLVERTLNWQQRAQQISQSCNLPELEERPGTPPTLTHWVSGCDNTHNNTQQAPCLTPEWNRTSHAQTVFYTEQRCIPLQGLSQELEELMVEGLLLQVSLPQVQSLYHVLLDRASSQHTNRCMSPPQEEDTDSDKHTQFISQGTNLPLNQDGTSSTRETVTGSERKAKRHHEREGLDAERRGKDKKHSHKRQRMNKKKPQRRAASTSSSPRSDFSQSDDSDEEMAVCPAESCQLPEGDEVDWVQCDGSCNQWFHQVCVGVTAEMAEKEDYICVTCALNDVHVK, translated from the exons ATGTCCAGTCCAAGCTTCCACCGGGTCGAAACGATGAGCCACCCTCGACCGGACGAGTTCAAGCCTCCTCCGGAGTGCCCGGTCTTCGAGCCCAGCTGGGAAGAATTTCGAGATCCTTATGCTTTTATCAATAAGATTCGTCCCATCGCTGAGAAAACGGGAATTTGCAAAGTCCGTCCTCCTCCG GACTGGCAGCCTCCATTTGCATGTGATGTTGACAAACTTCACTTTGTTCCTCGGATCCAGAGGCTCAATGAGCTGGAG GCTCAGACCAGAGTCAAGCTCAACTTCTTGGACCAGATTGCCAAATTTTGGGATTTGCAGGGATGTGCCCTGAAGATTCCTCATGTGGAGAGGAAGATTTTGGATTTATATCGACTTAATAAG CTGGTAGCAGACGATGGTGGATTTGATATCGTGTGTCAGGAGCGGCGTTGGACCAAGATTGCACAACAAATGGGCTACGCTCCCGGCAAAGCCGTCGGCTCACACCTGCGAGGGCATTATGAGAGAATCCTCTATCCCTACAATCTGTTTCTGAGTGGAGCTAACCTGCTG TGTGTTCAGAAGCCTGCTCAGAAGCCTGTCCAGCCCGCAGAGACCGCTGACAACATGGAGCACAAGCTGCAGGACcaggttcagaggcagcctGCCCCGGTGCCTGACACCTGCCCCAATTCTCGCAGAGCCAAGCGCATGAAGTGTGAG GCCACCTGCGTGAAAACTGAACCAGGTGAGACGGGCGAGAGCAAGCCGAATCTGAGGCGAAGGATGGGCTCTTTCGTCGTCAAGACAGAACCAG AAAAACAGATTCCCATTCCAGTGAAACAGGAATCAACTGAAATTAAGGAACCAATAATTGAAGCTGAAAAGTCCAAGTCACGGTACAAGAAGATGATTCCCCCTGTTCCTTCAAGTTCA GTGGATCTGGTTATTTGTCTGGTGTGCGGCAGTGGGGGAGATGAAGACCGTCTGTTGCTGTGTGACGGCTGTGACGACAGCTACCACACCTTCTGTCTGATCCCTCCTCTGCACGACGTCCCCAGGGGAGACTGGAGGTGCCCCAAGTGTCTGGCTCAGGTGATGATAAAGAGCAAG GAATGCAACAAACCTCATGAGGCGTTCGGGTTTGAACAAGCATACAGAGACTACTCACTGCGTGCGTTTGGCCAAATGGCAGATGCATTTAAATCAGATTACTTCAACATGCCAGTTCAC atGGTACCCACAGAACTGGTAGAGAAAGAGTTTTGGCGTTTGGTCGGAGCCATCGAGGAGGACGTTACTGTAGAGTATGGAGCAGATATTGCCTCGAAGGAGTTTGGAAGCGGATTCCCCATTCCAAATGGAGATTTTAAGGTTTCCCCAGCAGATGAG AAATACCTCAAATGTGGCTGGAACCTCAACAACCTGGCCATGATGAACCCGTCGGTACTGACTCATGTAACGGCTGACATCTGTGGGATGACACTGCCGTGGCTTTATGTTGGCATGTGCTTCTCCTCCTTTTGCTGGCACATTGAGGATCACTGGAGCTACTCCATCAACTACCTGCACTG GGGTGAACCTAAAACCTGGTATGGAGCTCCAGGTTTTGCTGCAGAGCAGCTGGAGGAGGTGATGAAGAAACTGGCCCCAGAGCTGTTCGagtcccagcctgacctgctaCACCAGCTGGTCACCATCATGAACCCCAACACCCTGATGGCCCACGGAGTCCCA ATTTACAGAACAAACCAGTGTGCTGGTGAGTTTGTCATCACGTTTCCCAGAGCTTATCACAGTGGCTTCAATCAGGGCTTTAACTTCGCCGAGGCGGTCAACTTCTGCACCGTGGACTGG ATGCCTCTTGGCAGGCAGTGTGTCGACCACTACCGCATGCTGCACCGATATAACGTGTTCTCCCACGATGAGATGGTGTGCAACATGGCTGCGAAAGCAGGCACGCTCAACATGGTCTTGGCCTCAGCTGTCTACAAGGACATGGTCCTAATGATCCAAGGAGAaaaggaactaagggagaaagtgaagaaaatg GGCGTGTTGCTCTGGAAGGAGGCAAAATATGACCACCTTCAGGATGACGAGCGGCAGTGTGCCAAGTGCAGGACCACCTGCTACCTCTCTGCCATCACCTGTCCCTGCAACCCAGGAGTCCTGGTCTGCCTGCACCACATCAGCAGCCTCTGCTCCTGCCCCGTCACCAACTACACACTGAA TTACAGATACGCACTGGACGACCTGTTCCCCATGATGAATGCTGTGAAGCAGCGAGCTCAGCTGTATGATGAATGGGCCTGTCGTGTGGCGGAGACTTTAGAGGCGAAACTGGAAAAGAAGAAAG GCCTGCCAGTCTTTCGCTCCCTTCTCTCTGAGTCAGAGTCCAAGCTGTTCCCTGACAACGACCTGCTGCGGCGGCTGCGTCTGGTCACACAAGATGCAGAGAAGTGCGCCTCGGTGGCACAGCAGCTACTGAACGGCAAGAAGCAGACCAG GTATCGATGTGGTAGTGGGAAGTCACGGAGCCAACTGACGGTGGAGGAGCTCAGCTCATTTGTGAGGCAGCTTTATAACCTCTCCTGCAGCCTCCCTCAGGCACCCATGCTGAAA GAACTTCTGAATCGCATCGAAGACTTCCAGCAGCACAGTGAGAAAGTCCTGGCAGACGAAGCTCCGAGCGTAGCAGAGATTCAGAGCCTGTTAGATGTCAGCTTTGACTTTGACGTGGACCTGCGGGAGCTGCCTCAACTTAGAGTGAGGCTGGAGCAAGCACGGTGGCTGGAGGGGGTCCAGCAGGCCAGCTCCCAGCCTGCCACCCTCACCCTGGAGACCATGAGGAGGCTCATTGACCAGGGAGTGGGTTTGGCACCTCATCCATCTGTGGAAAAAGCCATGGCACGCCTTCAAGAGCAGCTTACCATGTCCGAGCACTGGGAGGATAAGGCGAGCAGTCTTCTTAAGGCCAG ACCACCACACTCCATAGAGACTCTCAGCGCTGCTGCTGAGAAGACATCTGGAATCCCTGCTTACCTCCCAAACTGTCTTCTCCTGAAAGACACCATCAGAAAAGCCCGTGAGTGGCTTCAAGAAGCTGAGGAACTTCAG GCCAGTGGTGGCGGACTGAGGGTGGACAGCCTCTCCGACATGGTGTTACGAGGGCAAGCCATTCAAGTCCACCTGGAGCCTTTAGACAGGCTGGAGTCGTTAATGGTGGATGTGCAGAAATGGAAGGAATCTGCAGCTGCAACTTTCCTTGAGAAAGATTCCGCTCTCACCTTACTAGAG GTCCTGTGTCCAAGATTGGAAGCTGGAAATGCAGGTTCTTCAAAGAGGAAGGCCAAGAAAGGGAAAGAATCGCCCAAatgtaacaaaaagaaaactgcaCGACTCAACTCTGTCAGTGATGTGGAAAAAGCGCTTTCAGAGAACAAGGATTCTACCTCTGCT AACGCAACTCTGGAGGAGCTGCGTGCGAGGGAGATGGAAACTTTCTCTAATCTCAGGGCAGCAAACGAGTCAAAGCTCCTTCCCACAGCAGACTGCATGGACCTCAAGGTGTGTTTCTGTCAGAAGGCACCCATGGGTGCCATGCTGCAGTGTGAACTCTGCAGGGATGCCTTCCACAGTGTGTGCGTCAGAGACCCATCAGACTCGTGTGAAACACAGCCATGGCTGTGTCCGCATTGCCAGCGATCAGAAAAGCCCCCGCTAAGCAAAGTCCTCTCCCTGCTAGCATCTCTGCAGTGCATAGAGGTGCGTCTGCCAGAGGGCGATGCCCTGAACTATCTGGTCGAGAGGACACTTAACTGGCAACAGCGAGCGCAGCAGATTTCACAGTCATGCAACCTACCAGAACTAGAAGAGAGGCCAGGAACCCCTCCCACACTAACCCACTGGGTGTCAGGCTGCGACAACACTCACAACAACACTCAG CAGGCTCCTTGTTTGACACCAGAGTGGAATAGGACAAGCCATGCTCAGACGGTCTtctacacagagcagagatgCATCCCGCTGCAGG GCTTGAGTcaggagctggaggagctgaTGGTGGAGGGTCTCCTGCTGCAGGTGTCACTGCCACAGGTCCAGAGCCTCTACCACGTTTTATTGGACAGAGCCAGCAGCCAGCACACAAACAGATGCATGTCGCCACCACAGGAGGAGGACACAGACTCTGACAAACACACGCAGTTTATCTCTCAGGGAACAAATTTGCCACTGAACCAg GATGGCACCAGCAGCACAAGGGAAACAGTGACTGGCtcagaaagaaaagcaaagagGCATCACGAGAGGGAAGGATTAGATGCAGAGCGCAGGGGGAAGGACAAAAAGCACTCTCacaaaagacagaggatgaATAAGAAGAAGCCGCAGCGCAGGGCGGCTTCAACCTCGTCGTCCCCGCGCTCTGATTTCTCCCAGTCCGATGACTCTGACGAGGAAATGGCCGTTTGCCCAGCAGAGAGTTGTCAGCTGCCAGAGGGAGACGAG GTGGACTGGGTCCAGTGCGACGGCAGCTGCAACCAGTGGTTCCACCAAGTGTGCGTCGGTGTTACGGCGGAGATGGCGGAGAAGGAGGACTACATTTGTGTCACATGTGCACTGAACGATGTACATGTGAAATAA